A genome region from Euphorbia lathyris chromosome 4, ddEupLath1.1, whole genome shotgun sequence includes the following:
- the LOC136226206 gene encoding ferredoxin--nitrite reductase, chloroplastic, translating to MPLSPPHLLHHSPPIMSSLSSVRLLSPPIPSPSSARPRSRIFSAVAQPVVEVAVDSERVEPRVEEKDGYWVLKEKFRQGINPQEKLKIEKEPMKLFMENGIEELSKMSMEEIDKSKEFKDDVDVRLKWLGLFHRRKHHYGRFMMRLKLPNGVTTSEQTRYLASVIRKYGTEGCADVTTRQNWQIRGVVLPDVPEILKGLAEVGLTSLQSGMDNVRNPVGNPLAGIDPLEIVDTRPYTNLLSQFITGNSLGNPAFTNLPRKWNVCVIGSHDLYEHPHINDLAYMPATKDGRFGFNLLVGGFFSIKRCAEAVPLDAWVSADDVLPLCKAMLEAYRDLGFRGNRQKTRIMWLIDELGIEGFRSEIAKRMPQQELERASSEDLVQPQWERRDYFGVHPQRQDGLSYVGIHIPVGRVQADDMDELAQIADTYGSGELRLTVEQNIIIPNIENSKIEALLNEPLLKHKFSPEPPILMKGLVACTGKQFCGQAIIETKARAMKVTEEVQKRVSVTRPVRMHWTGCPNSCGQVQVADIGFMGCMTRDENGKVCDGADVYLGGRIGGDSHLGDVYKKGVPCKDLVPLVADILVEKFGAVPREREEELED from the exons ATGCCTCTCTCTCCTCCTCATCTTCTCCACCATTCTCCTCCCATCATGTCTTCTCTTTCTTCTGTTCGTCTTCTTTCCCCCCCAATTCCATCCCCCTCCTCCGCAAGACCCAGATCAAGAATCTTCTCTGCGGTGGCTCAGCCGGTGGTGGAGGTGGCGGTGGATTCCGAGAGAGTGGAGCCAAGAGTGGAGGAGAAAGATGGGTATTGGGTTTTGAAAGAGAAGTTTAGACAAGGTATTAACCCTCAAGAAAAGTTGAAGATTGAGAAAGAACCTATGAAGCTTTTTATGGAAAATGGGATTGAGGAGCTTTCTAAGATGTCTATGGAGGAAATTGATAAAAGTAAAGAATTTAAGGATGATGTTGATGTTAGACTTAAATGGCTTGGTCTCTTTCATAGAAGGAAACATCATT ACGGCCGATTTATGATGAGACTCAAGCTACCAAATGGAGTTACAACAAGTGAACAAACAAGGTATTTAGCAAGTGTGATTAGGAAATATGGAACTGAAGGTTGTGCAGATGTTACCACACGGCAAAACTGGCAAATTCGCGGCGTGGTATTACCCGACGTCCCCGAAATTCTCAAGGGTCTCGCTGAAGTTGGCTTGACAAGTCTGCAGAGTGGTATGGACAATGTCCGAAACCCCGTTGGAAACCCCCTTGCCGGAATTGATCCACTCGAGATCGTTGATACTAGACCGTACACTAACTTGTTATCCCAATTCATCACTGGGAACTCACTCGGCAATCCCGCTTTCACTAATTT GCCGAGGAAATGGAATGTATGTGTTATAGGGTCTCATGATCTTTATGAACATCCTCACATTAATGATCTTGCTTATATGCCGGCTACTAAAGATGGGCGTTTCGGGTTTAATTTACTGGTGGGAGGATTCTTTAGTATCAAGCGATGCGCTGAGGCTGTTCCGCTAGATGCTTGGGTCTCCGCAGATGATGTGTTGCCACTTTGTAAAGCAATGTTAGAGGCCTATAGAGATCTCGGGTTCAGAGGAAACCGGCAGAAGACGAGAATCATGTGGTTGATTGATGAACTT GGGATTGAAGGGTTCAGATCAGAAATAGCGAAAAGAATGCCGCAACAAGAGCTAGAGAGAGCGTCATCCGAAGATTTGGTACAGCCACAATGGGAAAGAAGGGACTATTTCGGTGTACATCCACAACGCCAAGACGGGCTAAGCTACGTAGGCATACACATTCCAGTCGGGCGTGTCCAAGCAGACGACATGGATGAACTAGCCCAAATAGCTGACACATATGGCTCAGGTGAACTAAGACTAACTGTGGAGCAAAACATCATAATCCCCAACATCGAAAACTCAAAGATCGAAGCTTTACTCAACGAGCCTCTATTAAAACACAAGTTCTCGCCCGAGCCACCTATTCTAATGAAAGGGTTAGTAGCGTGCACCGGAAAACAGTTCTGCGGGCAAGCGATCATTGAGACGAAAGCTAGAGCAATGAAGGTGACAGAGGAAGTTCAGAAGCGAGTGTCGGTGACACGGCCAGTCCGGATGCACTGGACGGGGTGTCCGAATAGCTGCGGACAAGTACAAGTGGCGGATATCGGGTTTATGGGGTGTATGACAAGAGATGAGAATGGGAAGGTTTGTGATGGGGCTGATGTTTATTTGGGGGGAAGAATTGGGGGTGATTCACATTTGGGGGATGTTTATAAAAAGGGTGTGCCTTGTAAGGATTTGGTGCCACTAGTTGCTGATATTTTGGTGGAAAAATTTGGGGCTGTTCCAAGGGAAAGGGAAGAAGAGTTGGAGGATTAA